In the Variovorax sp. S12S4 genome, one interval contains:
- a CDS encoding DUF3613 domain-containing protein — MNHQLAERIALTAAFFFMTTTAWAQAVPPASHPTEAQKTQEAREVEAEAEAEEFESPPPLLMGDATQSLLAWQRSGEIASRTPRPIAGSVASRSYERYIKSFEHPIPEHLGSTVSKSKGGGASSSGGR; from the coding sequence ATGAACCACCAGCTTGCCGAGCGGATCGCGTTGACGGCCGCATTCTTCTTCATGACGACCACCGCTTGGGCGCAAGCCGTGCCGCCAGCGTCGCACCCCACGGAGGCGCAGAAGACGCAGGAGGCGCGGGAGGTCGAAGCTGAGGCCGAGGCTGAAGAGTTCGAATCGCCGCCACCGCTGCTGATGGGCGATGCCACGCAGAGCCTGCTCGCCTGGCAACGCAGCGGAGAAATCGCCTCGCGCACACCCCGGCCCATTGCCGGCAGCGTGGCCAGCCGCAGCTATGAGCGCTACATCAAGAGCTTCGAGCACCCGATCCCCGAGCACCTCGGCTCCACGGTGAGCAAGTCGAAGGGCGGCGGCGCCTCTTCTTCCGGAGGACGGTAG
- a CDS encoding peptidase domain-containing ABC transporter — protein sequence MIKFLLPSQLVADAPEEPGASPYAGALNKAFRDAYPLVKSAAWRSLPISLFGLLPSIFLLQVYDRVLSRGGISTLAALVSGILFFLCLEFWLRARRSRLLRNAGAIIDHGVSGALLNSMLNRPLRALEARPASIWHQFFRDVASVRGTVTGGLAQSIFDLPMAIFALVVIGIVALPVLPVVALFLGVMAFLAWWWADEVRTGRVEEVQRGRGLDRMTSEICNARETLKTQSNDGPTIEMWRQTYNAWLSESFSKNGQIETARDGTTVLLTVFSVIVVTVGAVSVMEQWMTVGGLVASNMLALKALQPVAGLVSSWRSLAAAKEAAKRLEKVLSEPVEKPPSGMTLPQPLGRVTFKDVSFSFTETAQKPVLENVDLDIGPGGLHVIVGRNGAGKSTLVKLLSGLYTPTRGVISIGEYDLSQFGREELSRWISYLSQEVYWFGGPLIDTMRRTAPGQSDEQVVAACKLSGAHDFISKLPDGYRTVVGEGGTGFSVGERRKLALAMSFLRKPSVLVLDEPSNDLDFQSERTLLATLLAVAKVRTVVVVTHSLRIVSAATVVYHVTGQGNVEQGTAAVMVPKLFGVKKALVALTDPAAGDGDADAHSQGAAGATRSMA from the coding sequence ATGATCAAGTTTCTCTTGCCCAGCCAACTGGTTGCCGATGCGCCCGAAGAGCCGGGCGCGAGTCCGTATGCAGGTGCGCTGAACAAGGCTTTTCGCGATGCCTATCCGCTGGTGAAGAGCGCAGCGTGGCGCTCGCTGCCCATCAGCCTCTTCGGTTTGCTGCCGTCGATCTTCCTGCTCCAGGTGTATGACCGCGTGCTCTCGCGCGGCGGCATCTCGACGCTGGCCGCGCTGGTGAGCGGCATTTTGTTTTTCTTGTGCCTCGAGTTCTGGCTGCGCGCGCGACGCTCGCGCCTGCTGCGCAATGCGGGCGCCATCATCGATCACGGCGTGTCGGGTGCGCTGCTCAACTCGATGCTGAACCGCCCGTTGCGCGCGCTCGAAGCGCGGCCGGCCTCCATCTGGCATCAGTTCTTTCGCGACGTGGCTTCGGTGCGCGGCACGGTCACCGGCGGCCTAGCGCAATCGATCTTCGATCTGCCGATGGCGATCTTCGCACTGGTGGTGATCGGCATCGTCGCCTTGCCGGTGTTGCCGGTGGTCGCATTGTTCCTGGGTGTCATGGCCTTCCTGGCCTGGTGGTGGGCCGACGAAGTGCGCACCGGCCGGGTGGAAGAAGTGCAGCGAGGCCGCGGCCTCGACCGCATGACCTCCGAGATCTGCAATGCGCGCGAAACGCTCAAGACGCAGTCGAACGACGGCCCCACCATCGAGATGTGGCGCCAGACCTACAACGCCTGGCTGAGCGAAAGCTTCAGCAAGAACGGCCAGATCGAAACCGCGCGCGACGGCACCACCGTGCTGCTGACGGTCTTCTCGGTGATCGTGGTGACGGTGGGCGCTGTCTCCGTCATGGAGCAATGGATGACGGTCGGCGGCCTGGTCGCATCGAACATGCTGGCCCTCAAGGCGCTGCAGCCGGTGGCGGGCCTGGTCTCGAGCTGGCGCTCGCTGGCCGCGGCGAAAGAGGCGGCAAAGCGGCTCGAGAAGGTGCTTTCCGAGCCCGTCGAAAAGCCGCCGAGCGGCATGACGCTGCCGCAACCGCTGGGCCGCGTCACGTTCAAGGACGTGAGCTTCAGCTTTACCGAAACCGCGCAGAAGCCGGTGCTTGAAAACGTGGACCTCGACATCGGACCCGGCGGCCTGCATGTGATCGTCGGGCGCAACGGCGCCGGCAAGTCGACGCTCGTCAAGCTGCTGTCGGGCCTGTACACGCCCACGCGCGGGGTCATCAGCATCGGCGAGTACGACCTGTCGCAGTTCGGCCGCGAAGAGCTCTCGCGCTGGATCAGCTATCTCTCGCAAGAGGTCTATTGGTTTGGCGGGCCGCTGATCGACACCATGCGCCGCACGGCCCCGGGGCAGAGCGACGAGCAGGTGGTGGCGGCCTGCAAGCTCTCGGGCGCGCACGACTTCATCTCGAAGCTGCCCGACGGCTACCGCACCGTGGTGGGCGAAGGCGGCACCGGCTTTTCGGTGGGCGAACGGCGCAAGCTGGCGCTGGCCATGAGCTTCCTGCGCAAACCCTCGGTGCTGGTGCTCGACGAGCCGAGCAACGATCTCGACTTTCAGAGCGAACGCACGCTGCTCGCCACGCTGCTCGCGGTGGCCAAGGTGCGCACCGTGGTGGTGGTCACGCATTCGCTGCGCATCGTATCGGCCGCCACGGTGGTCTATCACGTGACGGGGCAGGGCAATGTCGAACAGGGAACGGCCGCGGTGATGGTGCCGAAGCTTTTCGGTGTGAAGAAGGCGCTGGTGGCGCTGACCGACCCGGCCGCGGGAGACGGCGACGCCGATGCGCACTCGCAGGGCGCCGCCGGAGCGACCCGTTCGATGGCGTGA
- a CDS encoding TadG family pilus assembly protein, translated as MRAFNRRTARRQRGSVVITSVIALSLLVIVLVGVELGYMFFLKRELQKTADLAALAGAQALLPASCGEATTAAVANGGQNMPQLMTPITAAEVQCGNWDPTLRPAPLHFGTPESGQILNAVRVTLTRTAPRLLPNLPGNQSSAISVEALAAKKQPLASLSIRSTIAAIDTQRSLILNALFGGMLGGAVDVSVGGWQGLLDTNIKLLDFLDQLKLDLNINAANYDEVLGTNVNAGILLQSMITVMERGGTSASVAVQALQQLLTASAGSAQPLTVGELLNIATGTEAAGLQTDLQLFQLAQGVVQLANGKNALAADLPVNVPGIAGVTAKVRAIEPPQVSAVGDPSLINASLGVNDPNKIYVRTAQIRLLLSLNLSGLGTVVSDVASAALSALTPIANFLKTVASLDLPNIVPNLVGTIACGGFLLPECAEMQVIYTSALTTPIDVSVSSGNGSALVTDHTCGASDSKTLDVQASTSIARLNIGRVSNALSSSQAATAEPVEILEIGYRVAKPSFCLLSVLCTGTKWKNAAGTFVNDETSAKKNIISGLGLVINSDVGGSASNRTLTYTAPAAENLPEIDAAPYDGAGADPSFQPISAQSLVQSLGPTLAGIQIMPYSSAASGILGPLLNGTLNIVSGLLNTVETIITNALSPLLDPAVNLLLDSLGIDLAKAEVGARLSCNRGAELVY; from the coding sequence ATGCGCGCATTCAATCGAAGAACAGCACGGCGGCAACGCGGGTCGGTGGTCATCACTTCGGTCATCGCATTGAGCCTTCTGGTCATCGTGCTTGTCGGCGTTGAGTTGGGCTACATGTTCTTTCTGAAACGCGAGCTTCAGAAGACGGCTGATCTTGCTGCGCTGGCGGGTGCGCAGGCCTTGCTACCCGCAAGCTGCGGCGAGGCAACAACCGCGGCAGTGGCGAATGGTGGGCAAAACATGCCGCAACTGATGACGCCGATCACAGCAGCAGAAGTCCAGTGCGGCAACTGGGACCCGACCCTGCGCCCAGCGCCCCTTCACTTTGGCACACCGGAGAGCGGGCAGATCCTCAATGCCGTGCGGGTAACACTCACCAGGACCGCACCACGCCTGCTGCCGAATCTGCCGGGCAATCAGTCTTCCGCCATCAGCGTCGAAGCACTCGCAGCCAAGAAGCAGCCACTCGCCTCACTGAGTATTCGCAGCACGATCGCAGCCATCGACACCCAGCGTTCGTTGATCTTGAACGCCCTCTTCGGCGGAATGCTCGGGGGTGCCGTCGATGTTTCTGTCGGCGGCTGGCAAGGGTTGCTCGACACCAATATCAAACTGCTCGATTTCCTCGACCAGCTCAAGCTGGATCTCAACATCAATGCCGCCAATTACGACGAAGTGCTTGGCACCAATGTAAACGCCGGCATCCTTCTGCAAAGCATGATCACGGTCATGGAACGCGGCGGCACCAGCGCCAGTGTCGCGGTGCAGGCGTTGCAGCAACTTCTGACAGCGTCGGCCGGGTCGGCCCAGCCTCTCACCGTCGGTGAACTGCTGAACATTGCTACAGGAACGGAGGCCGCGGGATTGCAGACCGACCTGCAGCTCTTTCAACTCGCTCAGGGTGTGGTGCAACTCGCGAATGGCAAGAACGCACTGGCCGCCGATCTTCCGGTGAATGTTCCCGGGATTGCCGGTGTCACCGCCAAGGTCCGTGCGATCGAGCCACCGCAGGTTTCGGCGGTTGGGGATCCTTCCTTGATCAACGCAAGTCTGGGTGTGAACGATCCCAACAAGATCTATGTGCGGACGGCACAGATTCGGTTGTTGCTTTCTCTGAATCTGAGCGGTTTGGGAACGGTTGTTTCGGACGTCGCATCGGCCGCATTGAGCGCACTGACTCCGATCGCCAATTTTCTGAAAACTGTGGCGAGCCTAGACCTTCCGAACATCGTTCCGAATCTGGTTGGCACCATCGCGTGCGGCGGCTTTCTCTTGCCTGAGTGCGCGGAAATGCAAGTGATCTATACCTCGGCATTGACTACGCCCATCGACGTCAGCGTCAGCTCCGGCAACGGTTCGGCCCTTGTAACGGACCACACATGTGGCGCAAGCGACAGTAAGACACTCGACGTTCAGGCCTCGACCAGCATTGCGCGGCTCAACATCGGCAGAGTGTCGAACGCTCTCTCATCTTCCCAAGCCGCGACGGCGGAGCCCGTCGAAATCCTCGAGATCGGCTATCGCGTAGCCAAGCCTTCCTTTTGCCTGCTTTCAGTGCTCTGCACCGGCACGAAATGGAAGAACGCAGCAGGCACGTTCGTGAACGACGAAACGAGCGCCAAAAAGAACATCATTTCGGGCTTGGGGCTGGTGATCAATTCGGACGTGGGAGGAAGCGCCAGCAACCGAACCCTGACCTATACCGCACCCGCTGCCGAAAATCTGCCCGAGATCGATGCCGCGCCGTATGACGGCGCCGGTGCTGATCCTTCATTCCAGCCAATCAGCGCGCAATCGCTGGTCCAGAGCCTAGGCCCCACACTCGCCGGCATACAAATCATGCCGTATTCAAGCGCCGCCAGCGGCATTCTCGGACCGCTGCTCAACGGCACTTTGAACATCGTGAGCGGCCTGCTCAACACCGTAGAGACCATCATCACGAATGCGCTCTCTCCTTTGCTCGATCCCGCAGTCAACCTGCTTCTGGATTCGCTCGGCATCGACCTCGCCAAAGCGGAGGTCGGGGCTCGCCTTTCCTGCAACCGGGGCGCCGAGCTTGTCTATTGA
- a CDS encoding TolC family protein, translating to MRSSKSASPRRMGRGVLCAALSASFALPPGAAIAQEPPAQLVPARRLSTPSIGAASYAQRVKQALVALSQEYPEVQTAQAAANTSSFSVDAAKKARFPRFKMGTASGNYNSGAANAKTENYTVLTAEARVSLIDGGAMSAAVRAAEAGNQADDEAVVTTSQKVVLDALTAYLQVQRFDLKKQIARKSTEVVAELSKAEARRVALGAAGENDLNMAAARRASVAARESDFQAQRDEAVAKFNTYFKFTPNTDSLPVLAAPTFWRIASHEEALRRAEERSTEIAEAKGRVARAQALVDQQEASIYPTVDAVFVKSKDPRGVSSQDPTRAAFELNWNFGNGFDRQLRLKSALAEVANQEAKLEGVKLNLLELTSASWARTVSGRERERQLMEAVSTSGQAFRGRRRLMEFGRETLPAVLDAQLDYYNLLFDYVDAVFDLRISELRLARTTGELRIDPEASNAWIDRIFGPPSRPALSEDGLLTALCISSNASCASEPVVDRGATAAAANPPLRRTARLAER from the coding sequence ATGAGGAGCAGCAAATCGGCAAGCCCGCGCCGCATGGGCCGCGGCGTTCTCTGTGCAGCGCTGAGCGCGAGCTTTGCGCTGCCGCCGGGCGCCGCCATTGCGCAGGAGCCGCCCGCGCAACTGGTGCCGGCGCGCCGCCTTTCCACTCCGTCGATCGGCGCCGCAAGCTATGCGCAGCGCGTGAAGCAGGCGCTGGTCGCGCTGTCGCAGGAATACCCTGAAGTGCAGACCGCGCAGGCGGCCGCCAACACCAGCAGCTTCAGCGTGGACGCTGCCAAGAAGGCGCGCTTTCCGCGCTTCAAGATGGGCACCGCCTCGGGCAACTACAACAGCGGCGCGGCCAACGCCAAGACCGAGAACTACACCGTGCTGACCGCCGAGGCGCGCGTGAGCCTGATCGACGGCGGCGCCATGAGCGCGGCGGTGCGCGCGGCCGAAGCCGGCAACCAGGCCGACGACGAGGCGGTGGTGACCACGTCGCAGAAGGTGGTGCTCGACGCGCTGACCGCCTACCTGCAGGTGCAGCGCTTCGACCTGAAGAAGCAGATCGCGCGCAAGTCCACCGAAGTGGTGGCCGAGTTGTCGAAGGCCGAGGCCCGGCGCGTTGCACTCGGTGCCGCGGGCGAGAACGACCTGAACATGGCGGCCGCGCGCCGGGCCAGCGTGGCTGCGCGCGAATCCGACTTTCAGGCGCAGCGCGACGAGGCGGTGGCCAAGTTCAACACCTACTTCAAGTTCACGCCCAACACCGATTCGCTGCCTGTGCTCGCCGCGCCCACGTTCTGGCGCATCGCTTCGCATGAAGAGGCCCTGCGCCGCGCCGAAGAGCGCAGCACCGAGATAGCCGAGGCCAAGGGCCGCGTCGCCCGGGCCCAGGCGCTCGTCGACCAGCAGGAGGCCAGCATCTATCCGACGGTGGATGCGGTGTTCGTGAAGAGCAAGGACCCGCGCGGCGTGTCGTCGCAAGACCCGACACGCGCCGCCTTCGAGCTGAACTGGAACTTCGGCAACGGCTTCGATCGCCAGTTGCGCCTGAAGTCCGCACTGGCCGAGGTTGCCAACCAGGAAGCCAAGCTCGAAGGCGTGAAGCTCAATCTGCTGGAGCTCACTTCGGCCTCGTGGGCGCGCACGGTGTCCGGCCGCGAGCGCGAGCGTCAGCTGATGGAAGCGGTCAGCACATCGGGCCAGGCCTTTCGCGGCCGGCGGCGCCTGATGGAGTTCGGGCGCGAGACCTTGCCCGCCGTGCTCGATGCGCAGCTCGACTACTACAACCTGCTGTTCGATTATGTCGACGCCGTGTTCGACCTGCGCATTTCGGAGCTGCGCCTGGCGCGCACCACCGGCGAACTGCGCATCGATCCCGAAGCCAGCAACGCGTGGATCGACCGCATCTTCGGCCCGCCGAGCCGGCCGGCCCTGAGCGAGGACGGCCTGCTCACCGCGCTGTGCATTTCGAGTAACGCGAGCTGTGCCAGCGAGCCTGTTGTCGATCGCGGTGCCACCGCGGCTGCGGCGAACCCGCCGCTGCGTCGCACCGCCCGCCTGGCCGAGCGCTGA
- a CDS encoding HlyD family type I secretion periplasmic adaptor subunit: MKSDLPQILQDEEHKRAAHASPEGRRRQWVIGGVVAVLAVVGLGFPMETVVVAPGRVIPSDRVKSIQHLEGGIVSSVLVKEGDRVKQGQSLVEIDLGGSGLNFEELTARYAATQATRIRLIAESRGKPLKRESFAADIDESVLDGETGAYEARALEQRGVMAGAVSGLEQARSKELEQQAKVKGLNDRLALMQKELEISEQLLAEKLVGQVEVLEKRRLVEGVRSELAVARQGAISASAAIAEAQAKMAEAEGRFRRRASDELATVERQFASLSEDLARARTQRSRTIVKAPADGIVKGLRSASPGWVIKPGEAIMEVVPDKDEVMIEARLNPNDRGFVEVGQAARVKITAYDYLRYGAIDGKVTLVAADADRDPAVANAAPYYRILVSTGQAYVGHQDNRVTAGMESEVDLKVGTDPFIWYILRPVLKLRREAFREP, translated from the coding sequence TTGAAATCAGATCTGCCGCAGATACTCCAGGACGAAGAGCACAAGCGCGCGGCGCATGCATCGCCCGAGGGCCGGCGCCGACAGTGGGTGATCGGCGGCGTGGTGGCCGTGCTGGCGGTGGTCGGCCTGGGTTTTCCGATGGAGACGGTGGTGGTGGCGCCCGGCCGCGTGATTCCGTCCGACCGCGTCAAGTCGATCCAGCATCTGGAAGGCGGCATCGTCAGCAGCGTGCTGGTGAAGGAAGGCGACCGCGTGAAGCAGGGCCAGTCGCTGGTCGAGATCGACCTGGGCGGCAGCGGCCTCAACTTCGAGGAGCTCACCGCCCGTTATGCGGCCACCCAAGCCACGCGCATCCGCCTGATTGCCGAGAGCCGCGGCAAGCCGCTCAAGCGCGAGAGCTTTGCGGCGGATATCGACGAGAGCGTGCTCGACGGCGAAACCGGTGCCTATGAAGCACGCGCGCTCGAGCAGCGCGGCGTGATGGCCGGTGCGGTGTCGGGGCTCGAACAGGCGCGCAGCAAGGAGCTCGAACAGCAGGCCAAGGTCAAGGGCCTGAACGACCGCCTGGCGCTGATGCAGAAGGAGCTCGAGATTTCGGAGCAGCTGCTGGCTGAAAAACTTGTCGGGCAGGTCGAGGTGCTCGAAAAGCGCAGGCTGGTAGAGGGCGTGCGAAGCGAACTGGCCGTGGCACGCCAGGGCGCCATTTCCGCCAGTGCCGCCATTGCCGAGGCACAGGCCAAGATGGCCGAAGCCGAAGGGCGCTTTCGCCGCCGCGCCTCCGACGAGTTGGCCACCGTGGAGCGCCAGTTCGCAAGCCTGAGCGAAGACCTTGCGCGCGCGCGCACCCAGCGCTCCCGCACCATCGTCAAGGCGCCGGCCGACGGCATCGTGAAGGGCCTGCGCAGTGCCAGTCCGGGCTGGGTCATCAAGCCTGGCGAAGCCATCATGGAAGTGGTGCCTGACAAGGACGAGGTCATGATCGAGGCGCGCCTGAACCCCAACGACCGCGGCTTTGTCGAAGTGGGGCAGGCGGCGCGCGTGAAGATCACCGCCTACGACTACCTGCGCTACGGCGCCATCGACGGCAAGGTCACGCTGGTGGCCGCCGATGCCGACCGCGATCCGGCCGTTGCCAACGCGGCGCCTTACTACCGCATCCTGGTGAGCACCGGGCAGGCCTATGTAGGCCATCAGGACAACCGCGTCACCGCCGGCATGGAGTCGGAGGTCGACCTGAAAGTGGGAACCGATCCGTTCATCTGGTACATCCTTCGCCCCGTGCTCAAGCTGCGGCGCGAAGCGTTTCGCGAACCATGA
- a CDS encoding TadE/TadG family type IV pilus assembly protein, producing the protein MYAIEFAFVFLIIFALLYAVICYGFLLTMRMSLQNAAEDGARAGLRYQSSLEARKTKANDIAVERSDWLPAGLKANRNVEARICLAGTDDCSQAAPPCGPEWNNRCQVVVTVAVSGIDTLFPAFPSFAVPARIAGQASMLLDGRSL; encoded by the coding sequence GTGTACGCGATCGAGTTTGCGTTCGTGTTCCTGATCATCTTTGCGCTGCTGTACGCGGTGATTTGCTACGGCTTCTTGTTGACGATGCGCATGAGCCTGCAGAACGCGGCGGAAGACGGCGCCCGTGCAGGGCTGCGTTACCAGAGCAGCCTCGAAGCCAGAAAAACCAAGGCCAACGACATTGCCGTAGAGCGCAGCGACTGGCTGCCCGCGGGCCTGAAAGCGAACCGGAACGTCGAGGCAAGAATCTGCCTGGCTGGAACGGACGACTGCTCGCAGGCGGCGCCCCCATGCGGCCCGGAATGGAACAACCGGTGCCAGGTGGTCGTGACCGTTGCTGTCAGTGGGATAGACACGCTGTTTCCCGCGTTCCCGAGCTTTGCGGTTCCCGCACGGATTGCGGGCCAGGCCAGCATGCTGCTCGACGGGAGGTCGTTGTGA
- a CDS encoding sigma 54-interacting transcriptional regulator, with protein MKYVFPCHERSPNFDELDLFVWEGKADILDRIARCMASFDVEVIRADGMPAPQQERGTALRPSVAIISVTVIDSGALAHATELLQGMPVIWVAAASRERDSRTYPPEYLHVLPYDFTCAELRTMVAKLVRQLRARDVAPQAPDVLVAHSDAMKSLLAEVSAFADCNHSVLVRGETGVGKERIAQQLHLGHQHYSKGAFVAVNCGAIPDGLFESLFFGHTKGSFTGAVHAHRGYFEQATGGTLFLDEIGDLPKYQQVKLLRVLEDNAVTRLGATAPVRVDFRLVAATNRNLREMVANGDFRADLFYRLAVIELHVPSLEERGEIDKIAIFKALLANVLGDELEALGETPHWLSDAVAETYFPGNVRQLRNLAERVGVIARQLHAWDQNLIQRAIALTRGTPTPTPGSAERNGHNGGANGVALDSNGDRKGWNGSERNRIIAALEINDWKRQDTAQHLGISRKVLWEKMRKYQILDGEPGIPEDA; from the coding sequence TTGAAATACGTATTCCCCTGTCATGAGCGCTCCCCCAACTTCGACGAACTCGACCTCTTTGTCTGGGAAGGCAAGGCCGACATCCTCGACCGTATCGCGCGGTGCATGGCGAGCTTCGACGTGGAGGTGATTCGCGCCGATGGCATGCCGGCGCCGCAGCAGGAGCGCGGCACTGCCCTTCGGCCTTCGGTTGCCATCATCAGCGTCACGGTCATCGACAGCGGTGCGCTGGCGCATGCGACGGAGTTGCTGCAGGGCATGCCGGTGATCTGGGTGGCGGCGGCTTCGCGCGAGCGCGATTCGCGCACTTACCCGCCGGAGTACCTGCACGTTCTGCCGTATGACTTCACCTGTGCCGAGCTGCGCACGATGGTGGCAAAGCTGGTGCGGCAACTGCGGGCGCGCGACGTAGCGCCGCAGGCGCCCGATGTGCTGGTGGCGCATTCAGACGCGATGAAATCGCTGCTTGCCGAAGTGTCCGCCTTTGCCGACTGCAACCACAGCGTGCTGGTGCGCGGCGAAACGGGCGTGGGCAAAGAGCGCATTGCACAGCAGTTGCACCTGGGGCACCAGCACTACAGCAAGGGCGCGTTCGTGGCGGTGAACTGCGGCGCCATTCCCGACGGTCTGTTCGAATCGCTTTTCTTCGGCCACACCAAGGGCTCGTTCACCGGCGCGGTGCATGCGCATCGCGGTTATTTCGAGCAGGCGACGGGCGGCACGCTGTTTCTCGACGAGATCGGCGACTTGCCCAAGTACCAGCAGGTCAAGCTGCTGCGCGTGCTTGAAGACAACGCGGTCACGCGGCTGGGTGCCACGGCGCCGGTTCGCGTCGACTTTCGGCTGGTGGCCGCGACCAATCGCAACCTGCGCGAGATGGTGGCCAATGGCGACTTCCGTGCCGACCTGTTCTACCGGCTCGCGGTCATCGAACTGCATGTGCCCAGCCTCGAGGAGCGCGGCGAGATCGACAAGATCGCGATCTTCAAGGCACTGCTCGCCAACGTGCTGGGCGACGAGCTCGAGGCCTTGGGTGAAACGCCGCACTGGCTGAGCGATGCGGTGGCGGAAACGTACTTTCCCGGCAATGTGCGGCAACTGCGCAACCTGGCCGAGCGGGTGGGCGTGATTGCACGGCAGCTGCATGCATGGGACCAGAACCTGATTCAGCGCGCCATTGCACTCACGCGCGGTACGCCGACGCCCACGCCGGGCTCGGCCGAAAGAAACGGACACAACGGCGGCGCCAACGGCGTGGCGCTCGACAGCAACGGCGACCGCAAGGGATGGAACGGCAGCGAGCGCAACCGCATCATCGCGGCGCTGGAAATCAACGACTGGAAGCGTCAGGACACCGCGCAGCATCTGGGCATCAGCCGCAAGGTGCTATGGGAAAAGATGCGCAAGTATCAAATCCTCGACGGCGAGCCAGGCATCCCCGAGGACGCCTGA
- a CDS encoding type II secretion system F family protein, with the protein MTFTTNQLAIISLALLALGLMAGAGALIAAELRRSRSGKVIGRAIQQVTTAPGGSAVSVDAADVFNASAKPDIELPFHWLDSRIGRALVANEDRNLIDQCGFSSKRAQLVFLVARILFTFLLPFAVYVLWSAGRSQRTVTIVLAVAFVIGFMAPKWVLGRIAAKRRERVNQELPLFIDLLRLLQGVGLSLDQSLQIMVSDFSHVLRVLGYELTFANNQYSRGRSREHSLQRLATLHKNENLRGLVSLLVQVDKHGGAVQEPLRVFSDRLREHRRSEMKERIGKITVKMTAVMVTTLLPALVIVTAGPAFLAIFRSLGTAAK; encoded by the coding sequence ATGACCTTCACCACCAACCAGCTGGCGATCATCAGCCTGGCGCTGCTGGCCCTGGGCCTCATGGCCGGTGCCGGCGCGCTGATTGCGGCCGAGCTGCGGCGCTCGCGCAGCGGCAAGGTCATCGGCCGCGCCATCCAGCAGGTCACCACGGCGCCGGGCGGATCCGCGGTGTCCGTCGATGCGGCCGACGTGTTCAACGCCTCGGCAAAGCCGGACATCGAGTTGCCGTTTCACTGGCTCGATTCGCGGATCGGCCGCGCACTCGTGGCCAACGAGGACCGCAACCTCATCGATCAATGCGGCTTTTCCTCGAAGCGGGCGCAGCTGGTCTTCCTGGTGGCCCGTATCCTCTTCACGTTCCTTCTTCCCTTTGCCGTCTACGTGCTGTGGAGCGCGGGCCGGTCGCAGCGCACGGTCACCATCGTGCTGGCGGTCGCGTTCGTCATCGGCTTCATGGCACCCAAGTGGGTGCTCGGCCGCATCGCCGCCAAGCGCCGCGAGCGGGTGAACCAGGAACTGCCGCTGTTCATCGACCTGCTTCGCCTTCTGCAAGGCGTGGGGCTGAGCCTGGACCAGAGCCTGCAGATCATGGTCAGCGACTTCTCGCACGTGCTGCGCGTGCTCGGCTACGAGCTGACCTTTGCCAACAACCAGTACAGCCGCGGCCGCAGCCGCGAGCATTCGCTGCAGCGCCTTGCAACCCTGCACAAGAACGAGAACCTCCGCGGGCTCGTGTCCTTGCTGGTGCAGGTCGACAAGCACGGCGGCGCCGTGCAGGAGCCGCTGCGCGTCTTCAGCGACCGGCTGCGCGAACACCGGCGTTCCGAAATGAAGGAACGCATCGGAAAAATCACCGTGAAGATGACCGCGGTGATGGTGACCACGCTGCTGCCGGCGCTGGTCATCGTCACTGCGGGGCCGGCCTTTCTGGCCATCTTCCGTTCACTGGGAACCGCCGCCAAATGA
- a CDS encoding TadE/TadG family type IV pilus assembly protein has translation MARRQRGVAAIEFALVFGVLFLGIYGLVTFCGVLYVQQVISRAAEDGARAAQSFRSDTPAAELQTNVRTAVYRSLALSTITPASAGSAPSSKETWLRAKMASPEVTVSTGEIAVRVTYPYRENPLLPAVPLTGSWMPEHLLGKATAARSSS, from the coding sequence ATGGCTCGCCGCCAGCGAGGCGTGGCCGCCATCGAGTTTGCGCTCGTCTTCGGTGTTCTGTTCCTCGGCATCTATGGGCTCGTGACGTTCTGCGGCGTTTTGTATGTGCAGCAGGTCATCTCTCGCGCGGCCGAAGACGGGGCGAGAGCCGCTCAGTCTTTCCGCAGCGACACGCCGGCCGCAGAACTGCAGACGAATGTTCGAACGGCGGTGTACCGGTCGCTGGCACTCTCGACGATTACCCCCGCTTCCGCAGGCAGCGCGCCTTCTTCAAAAGAAACTTGGCTTCGCGCGAAGATGGCGTCACCGGAAGTGACAGTTTCGACTGGAGAAATCGCGGTGAGGGTGACATACCCCTACCGCGAAAACCCGCTGCTGCCGGCCGTTCCGCTGACCGGCAGCTGGATGCCTGAGCACCTGCTTGGCAAGGCCACGGCCGCCAGATCTTCTTCATAA